The following nucleotide sequence is from Aspergillus nidulans FGSC A4 chromosome I.
TTACAGCGCGATACTGACCTCAGTAGGCCGCGATGGCAGAGATGCTAGGTGGATTTCAGAACATTCCTACTCCTGCTCTGATCAATGTCTACGATCAGTGGGCCAAAGGCGGTTGGGGTGCCGTCCTAACAGGTTCGCCTCGAAACTATCTATGATTCATCAAGATGAACAAAACCAATTCTGATATGAAATTACCTGCAAAGGGAACGTCCAAGTCGATGTAAACCACCTCGGGTCACCCTTCGATCCCGCCCTATCAGGGGAATACATTGACGCCGAAACCAACAAAGACTTGTTCGAGCAGTACCGCAAGTATGCCGAAGTCTCGCAGGCCCATGGCACTCCCGCTATTGTACAGCTTTCCCACCCCGGTCGTCAATCCCCGCGCGGCGCAGGGCGCAAGGGGCTTTTGGGGTCCACGATGGCGCCTAGTGCTATTCCATTGGATATGGGTGCTGGTTTTGTGCAGCGCTGGCTAAGCTGGCTTGTGTTCCCCCCGCCGAGAGAGATGACGCAGGGGGATATCGAAACCGTCACCAGGCAGTTTGTCGATGCGGCGAGGCTGATGGCTGATGCCGGGTTTTCGGGGATCGAGTTGCATGGGGCGCATGGTTATCTGATCGGTATGTTTATGCATCTAGCTAAAAGGATTCGGTGAGTTGATGCTGACTCTTGAAAGACCAGTTTCTTAACCCTAAGGTACCTTCCCTATCAACAACATCAGCAGACAGAAGAATAGGTAATAAAGATGATACAGAGCAACACGCGCACAGATGCCTACGGCGGCAGCGCCGCAAACAGGGCCAGATTCGTTCTCGACATCATTGCGCAAACCCGCGCCGTCGTCCCGTCCACCTTCTGCATTGGCATCAAATTCAACTCAGCCGACCacaactcctccagctttgaAGACACCATGACCCAAATCGGCCTCCTAGTCGATGCAGGCATTGACTTCATCGAGATCAGTGGCGGAAGCTATGAAGATCCCAAGGTCTTGCCTTGCTTTTCCCCCATCCATTACATCTGTGAAGCGTACTGACCAAATCCCTCCGGGTAGATGTTGAATATTGGCCTACAGCAAGCAGAAAAATCCGCCCGGACCGTCGCCAGAGAAGCCTTCTTCCTTGaattcgccgccgccgtgcGCGAGCGCTACCCAACCCTTATTCTAATGCTAACCGGGGGGTTCCGCTCTCGTGCCGGCGCAGACTACGCCCTTTCCCAGAACGCGTGCGACCTTGTCGGCATTGGGCGTCCTGCGGCAATTGACCCGCATTTTCCAAAGTTGCTGCTCGATGAGAGCGTGCAGGAAAGTGAGGCGCAGTTGCATTTGAATAGGATCCCTGTGCCGTTCTGGGCGAAGTGGATTCCGCTTGCTGCTATAGGGGCTGGAGCGGAGAGCGTACGTCTTgtcctttttcccttttcctccccccttcccctcccagCCAGCTTCGGGTAGGTAGCTAACGATGGTGTAGACGTATTACACTGGGCAGATTCAACGGATTGCCAAAGGAATGAAGACTATTGTACCGTTATAGGTAGGTAAAAGTCTGAACGGAGTTTGCGAAAAGTGTATACTAGCTGGATGAGGACTCTGTCGACAAGGCTGTGCCGCAGTGACACTGAGGGCTCATTGTATCATGGTCGGTTGCCGGACCGAGGTATCTAGATGATACCACCTAATTATTTGAAATTCGATTTCTCTTAGCCGTATCCAGGCCTTGATAGCTGCAACAATTATAGAAGCAGACAGCTCATCAAGCTGCTGATCCTCTTGACCGACCTGATGATAAATTGGCCGTCCAGCCTCCTTTTATCTTTTCGTGCAGTGTATATTGAACAAGGCACAATACCGCCTTTAATATGCCATGAACCATCTCATACTCTTCACCATCACCTATTCCGTCACCGGGAGAACTATCAGTGTCGCAGTAGGCAAATCCCGTTCAAGCTCGGAACCTTTCAACCTACCGGATGTGACACTATTCATCGAGGGTTGGATCTCCATTCGGAATTATTGTCTGTCTTCCTCTAGAGCTcgttgatgctcttgagctctAGTACAAACTCGGATTGAACCatcagaaggagaaggcgctgaGAATGAGAAGAGTGAATGTTTGTGCGTTGAGCCATTATTTTAAGCGCAGGCGTGGAGTGTAGATAAGTCCATGGCCTGGGGTTATAACACGAAAAGGCGCTGATGCCGTTGGGTAAGGGAGAACATCGAAGCCGCACCAATTCGGGATTTGTTCTTGATAGTTGGTAAACTTGCAGTGAA
It contains:
- a CDS encoding uncharacterized protein (transcript_id=CADANIAT00006843) yields the protein MAEMLGGFQNIPTPALINVYDQWAKGGWGAVLTGNVQVDVNHLGSPFDPALSGEYIDAETNKDLFEQYRKYAEVSQAHGTPAIVQLSHPGRQSPRGAGRKGLLGSTMAPSAIPLDMGAGFVQRWLSWLVFPPPREMTQGDIETVTRQFVDAARLMADAGFSGIELHGAHGYLIDAYGGSAANRARFVLDIIAQTRAVVPSTFCIGIKFNSADHNSSSFEDTMTQIGLLVDAGIDFIEISGGSYEDPKQAEKSARTVAREAFFLEFAAAVRERYPTLILMLTGGFRSRAGADYALSQNACDLVGIGRPAAIDPHFPKLLLDESVQESEAQLHLNRIPVPFWAKWIPLAAIGAGAESIQRIAKGMKTIVPL